AAAGGAGGTTGTATTAGTTGGCGACCCTGATCAAGCAATCTTTGAATGGCATGATGCAAAGCCCAAACTATTTACAGAAAAACTTGAAGAGTGGTCTGATAACTCAATAGTTCTTAATGAAAACAGACGCAGCTCACAGAATATTTGTGACTGTACGTACAGATTATCTTCTTTAGATGAAACTTCCACTGCAATAAACTTTGATGTCAATAATTGTGATTTTGTACCTATGGTAGTGACATATGACATGGGGAATCTCAATAAGACCATTTGCGATTTTTCAGGACTTTGCACATCGATGGATATAGATATCAATCCCAATGATGTCACTGTAGTATATAGAAGCAAAAGTTTTTTTAATGTAATTACAGGTATCAAAGAAATCTCACCTAATGAACTACCTTGGATGGATGACGATCCATACTGCAGAGATATTGCCAAAGGTAAATACCTCTATGATAATGGGGAGTTTAGACGCGGTTTCAAGCTGATTGAAAAGGCCATATTCAAGATTGCCAACTCTTCTCGCTATTGCTCAGAACAAGACATCGAAAGATTGATTGAGAAAGTAGGATTCATAGACTTTAGAAAATACGTTTATGAATTTATGAGCATGCTTCCTAAAACCGACTGCACAATTAAAAAATGGATAGAAAAAGCAAATGAACGGCTATCAAAAAGTGACTTTGACGTGAATATGAGCATAAAGAAATCAGGAAGCGTCTTAACATTTGATCAACTGTTTGGTTTCGATAACAAGCAAATCATCGAAAAGAATTTTAGAATTGGAACTATTCACTCAATAAAAGGAGAGACCTTTGAGGCCAGCTTGGTGCTACTTAAGAAGAAAGGTATCGGTAGTTATTATAAGACGTTATTAAATGGAAACGTTCAAACAGAAGAAAATGAAGAACTAAGGATTGTATATGTTGGAATTACGAGGCCTAGGAGGTTGTTGGTTATAGCAGTTCCGGATGAAGCGAATAAAGTGGCTTGGGAAAGGAAGTTGTTGAATTAAAGATGTGTTAATTATCAAAAGCAATCTAAAATTATTTTAGGACATCAACGCGGGGGATTAACTATGTCTTTTTTTAATATTCTTTGGCAAGAAAGAACTCCTATATGGAACTCCACGCATCATGCCATAATTCATGGTATGCGAGAAACGTGGCATCGATGCCATCAAAGAGGCAATATACCACAGGAAAATGATTTTATTGCGAGCATTGTATTGGATAGCTCTCCCCTTATCTATAACTCCTTAAATCAAATATTCGGAAAACATAAAATCCATTTTTCTCTTACATCTGTCTATTGT
This sequence is a window from Syntrophales bacterium. Protein-coding genes within it:
- a CDS encoding ATP-dependent helicase; this translates as MFDTLSDTQRKIVFEKEGKFVVRACPGSGKTYSVAARLAHKMENWKLGYQGIATISFTNAAWQEIEKQITEHFGIQKPIPYPHFLGTIDSFINKFIFLPFGHLVMGCNSRPVLVGEPHGPWTGRFFSERFFDNLSYDMNGDLYALYKPIMPRNWTNNQNIIVSKSRLIGAGYANQDDANYFGMKILETYPNISKALIDRFPMLMVDEAQDTSEIQMRIIDNLIENGLKEVVLVGDPDQAIFEWHDAKPKLFTEKLEEWSDNSIVLNENRRSSQNICDCTYRLSSLDETSTAINFDVNNCDFVPMVVTYDMGNLNKTICDFSGLCTSMDIDINPNDVTVVYRSKSFFNVITGIKEISPNELPWMDDDPYCRDIAKGKYLYDNGEFRRGFKLIEKAIFKIANSSRYCSEQDIERLIEKVGFIDFRKYVYEFMSMLPKTDCTIKKWIEKANERLSKSDFDVNMSIKKSGSVLTFDQLFGFDNKQIIEKNFRIGTIHSIKGETFEASLVLLKKKGIGSYYKTLLNGNVQTEENEELRIVYVGITRPRRLLVIAVPDEANKVAWERKLLN